The following are encoded together in the Glycine max cultivar Williams 82 chromosome 8, Glycine_max_v4.0, whole genome shotgun sequence genome:
- the LOC100776258 gene encoding protein EXORDIUM-like 2: protein MTLNYNIALAFSAVLTLLLFPLLTVGELVEEQPLVLKYHNGQLLKGRITVNLIWYGTFTPIQRSIIVDFINSLSSAPNAPLPSTATWWKTTEKYKVGGGSPALVVGMQFLHPAYTLGKNLKGRDLLALASKFNEINSITVVLTAKDVAVEGFCMSRCGTHGSTRNVKSNARTAYIWVGNSETQCPGQCAWPFHQPIYGPQTPPLVSPNGDAGVDGMVINLATLLAGTVTNPFNNGYFQGPPTAPLEAVSACTGVFGSGSYPGYPGRVLVDKATGASYNAHGANGRRYLVPAMWDPQTSTCKTLV, encoded by the coding sequence ATGACCTTAAATTACAACATTGCCCTCGCCTTCTCTGCGGTGCTCACGCTGCTCCTCTTTCCCCTACTGACCGTAGGGGAGCTCGTGGAGGAGCAGCCACTAGTCCTCAAGTACCACAACGGCCAGCTCCTGAAGGGCCGCATCACCGTCAATCTCATCTGGTACGGCACCTTCACCCCGATCCAACGGTCCATAATCGTGGACTTCATAAACTCGTTAAGCAGCGCGCCAAACGCGCCTCTCCCCTCGACCGCCACGTGGTGGAAAACCACGGAGAAGTACAAGGTGGGAGGAGGATCCCCTGCGCTCGTCGTAGGGATGCAGTTCCTACACCCGGCTTACACGCTAGGGAAAAATCTCAAAGGAAGAGATCTCCTCGCACTCGCGTCAAAGTTCAACGAGATTAACTCGATAACGGTGGTTTTAACGGCGAAGGACGTTGCCGTTGAGGGCTTCTGCATGAGCCGCTGTGGCACCCACGGCTCTACCCGGAACGTTAAAAGTAATGCCCGAACCGCATATATCTGGGTTGGAAACTCCGAAACACAGTGCCCCGGGCAATGCGCGTGGCCATTCCACCAACCGATTTACGGGCCCCAGACGCCGCCGTTAGTTTCTCCTAACGGCGACGCCGGGGTTGACGGAATGGTTATTAACTTGGCCACGCTTCTCGCTGGCACAGTTACCAACCCTTTCAACAACGGTTACTTCCAGGGTCCCCCAACGGCGCCGTTAGAGGCCGTTTCGGCTTGCACTGGTGTTTTCGGAAGTGGGTCGTACCCGGGTTATCCGGGTCGGGTTCTCGTGGATAAGGCAACCGGGGCGAGTTACAATGCGCATGGTGCGAATGGAAGGAGGTATCTCGTGCCAGCGATGTGGGACCCGCAGACTTCGACATGCAAGACCCTCGTCTGA